DNA sequence from the Bufo bufo chromosome 3, aBufBuf1.1, whole genome shotgun sequence genome:
ATGTATTTAAAGCAAAGTTTTGTTAAAAAATTACATCGAaaggcgaaaaaaaaaaaaaaaaatctatctatcttatacggtaccctatctatctatttatctatctatctaatatctatatattatctttttatatctatctataaatTATCTATATCATATCAATCTATCTCATCATCTATCTAAAAATGTTTAAAGTAACTGTATAATGAATGTATCAGTAGTTTCTTGGTTTTATAAAAATTTATCTGCATGTAAATTATTTACAATTTGCatcaaaaagtaaaataaaaaattaaatcataaaaGAACAACAAGAGCTAAaagcaggggaaaaaaaacaaaccaaaaacaaagaaaaacaaaaactttcTATTGGATCAAtgcaaaagaagaaaaaaaaaaaagttacgacAACACGAGTATTTATGTTATCCCAGGCCTGAATGGAAACAGGGGAATTGTACTTTGTTTTGTTGCCGGAGGAGAAGAGAGCACAGTGTAGTCTTTATTCCAGACCTTGCATGATGTATCATTCCCAGCCCATGGATTTAGTGAAAGCTGATACCATTGAGACTTGCAGACCTCCTACTTATCTGTCCCTCCCATTCTTTTCAGGATGTGTGTTTCTGGTGAGAACAAATTAAACTGAAAAGGAGCTGAAAGCCTGAGACTGACTTCATCTCTCTCTCGGCTTCGCCGCATTCAACTTGGAGCCACATTTTTACCTGTTTTAGCAaatatttgccttttttttagGATGAAGTTCAACTTTTTGAAAAATCTTGAATGCTACAAATTTGTCAACCAGCAAGAACATTGAGAATATCCACTGGGATCTACAGATATTACAGACAGGTGTTCCATTAGAATATGATCTTCAAGACAACTGGGTTACAGATTTTGACCAGGATTGATGTTTTTGACTCTTGATCAAGAGCGAGGAATTGGCAATCGTGATGGCTGTTCAAACTGAAATTATGAATCATCATTTTATGCCCTTATATTTCGCCGGATCTGCAGTGGACTTTGAGAAAGGATATCACGAAGGAGTCGACTTTCTGGGAGCTGTTGAAAGTGGGGACTATAAAGAATCAAGCAAGGATTTGCTTAGTTTTATTAATATGGCTTCGAGTAACATCAAACTTGCCCTGGACAAGCCGGTGAAGTCAAAAAGGAAGGTCAACCATAGGAAGTACCTACAAAAACAGATTAAAAGGTGCACCGGGATGATCAGTAATGGACTTACAACTCAAGGGTCTCCAAAAGGTCAGGTCACATCTCCTGGCAGCAGCCCTCAAAATTATCACTGTAAGCCTCCTCCGAAGAGGGACAATAACCAGTCGAACTTACAGAGCAAGAGCTTGGCTGCTCTTTTTGACAATGTCAGGGAAATTCGTGGGgaaaaatgcaaaaaagtgcccttGAGGAATCGTAACCTGCCGCCATCTTTCTTTACCGAGCCTGCTTATTCCTCACCTGTTCTTCATACCAATTCTGGAGTGATGACTTTAAAGGACTTGGATAAAGGTAACCAAGAAAGTGTTGAATTTTTTGACCTTTTGGGCCCTGATTACAACAACATGATCTCCGAGCAAGAGATCATTCAGGGGGCATCAGTAAAGATACACCAAGACGTCCCGGCAGAACATTCTGTCTACGACCCGCATCACTTACTAAATGGGCTCCTTTATTCCGACCCCTGGAATCCATGTAATCCAATTAAAAAGAGTCCCGTGGGAACTTGCAGTCCAAACTTGAATGAAAGTTTGAAATGTATTCCAGTGCCATTCCCTGTCTTTTCAAACACCACTGAGCCTACCACCATCTCAGCTTCTGTGGAGGACCACTGTCCCAGCATAACACCGTTTAACCCCTGCTATCCCGAGTgctccttgccccaaatgttctaTGACTGTGGTTCAGGATACAATAGAATCGGTTACTCTGTTTTGTAGAGCTTTCAAAAACATTTCTAAGGACCTTTATTCAGATGGCTGTGCAATAGACTCATTGAAACACAACATAATGATGATTTAACCCACCAGTCTCGCAACTCAACATGACCCTCAGCATCTGTAACATTGACATtcgaatttttagatttttttaaaatattttttaaattccCATCTAAGAAGCTATTTTAATCAGGCGATGGGAGATTAGCCTACTACTGAAAGCCATATCTGCAGTTGTATAAATATACTGGTACGCTATCTATTGGTCTATGCTAACTTCAACCTTTTGGGTCTTTCTTTGTGTGAAACGTTAtcaacaatgcaaaaaaatatcttatgcaataaaaaaaaaatttagcacAGAAAATGTTTTTGTTAGAATAAATGAAAGTAAA
Encoded proteins:
- the FAM181B gene encoding protein FAM181B; translation: MAVQTEIMNHHFMPLYFAGSAVDFEKGYHEGVDFLGAVESGDYKESSKDLLSFINMASSNIKLALDKPVKSKRKVNHRKYLQKQIKRCTGMISNGLTTQGSPKGQVTSPGSSPQNYHCKPPPKRDNNQSNLQSKSLAALFDNVREIRGEKCKKVPLRNRNLPPSFFTEPAYSSPVLHTNSGVMTLKDLDKGNQESVEFFDLLGPDYNNMISEQEIIQGASVKIHQDVPAEHSVYDPHHLLNGLLYSDPWNPCNPIKKSPVGTCSPNLNESLKCIPVPFPVFSNTTEPTTISASVEDHCPSITPFNPCYPECSLPQMFYDCGSGYNRIGYSVL